CAGAAAGATCCCTAATAGGTGTCCATTCAACCTAAATTTGAATACTCAAGGTGCCTGGACTTCACTGCCTAACAAATTAATTTGGTCCAGTATTTATCAGCTGAGAACAGACAAGGGGAAAGAATACTTGATAAAATTGGGGACCTGTTTAAATCTCAGTTCAACCATTTATTCACATATCTATTCTATGAACCTCTATTTCATCACATAAAATGAAGGACTAGACTTGGTGATTGCTAAGTCTCCTTTCAACCCTGTTATGCTAGAAACAAACTCCTAAAAGAGATgtgtatttattaaaaatcattttaaaatcaaaaacaaagcaaaacaaaaaaatcttagtttaattttctttaatgaatgaatttttgttttctttcagatGAAGCAAGTTCATGATGAAAATGGGAATCAAACTATTATCTCTGAATTCCTTCTCCTGGGCATGCCTATTCAACCAGAGCTAAAGGCCCTTTTCTATGCCTATCTTACAACAGTCCTTGGGAACATGCTCATCATCCTCTTGATCTATGTGGATTCCCGCCTCCATACACCCATGTATTTGTTCCTCACCAATCTGTCCTTCTCTGATATGTGCTTCTCCTCTGTGACAATCCCCAAACTGCTGGTAAACATGCAGAGTTCAAAGCCAATCATCTCTTACACTAACTGCCTGGCCCAATTgtacttcttccttttatttgcaGATGTGGAGAGTTTCCTGCTGGTAGCCATGGCTTATGACCGGTATGTGGCCATCTGCTACCCATTGCACTACACAGTCATGATGAGCCCTAAGTTATGTGGTTCCCTTCTGGCACTGTCCTGGGTCCTGACTTTCTCCATCTCCTTACTGCATACCCTACTGGTATCTCAGATAGTCTTCTGTAACAGCAACATAATCCCCCATTTCTTCTGTGACATGTCTGCTCTGCTGAAACTGGCTTGTTCAGACATTCACATCAATGAGCTCATGATCTTTATCTTTGGGGGGCTTGTTATTGTAATACCATTTTTGCTAATTATTGCATCCTATTCCCGTATTCTTTTTTCTATACTCAAGGTGCCCTCTGTGAGGGGCATCCGCAAGGCTTTTTCTACCTGTAGCTCCCACCTCTCAGTGGTCTCTCTCTTCTATGGGACAATCATTGGGCTTTACTTGTGTCCTTCAGCCAACAACTCCACAGTCAAGGAGACAGTCATGTCCATCATGTACACTGTGGTAACACCAATGCTGAACCCTTTTATCTATAGTCTGAGGAATCAAGATATAAAAGGGGCTTTCAAGAAACTcctggaaggaagaaaattccCCTTCTCTCTGAAACTATGATATTGAGGCTTGTatcataattctttaaaataaaggtgagaatatatattataataataatttggaaagTTGGAATTGAAACATATCCTTTTTGATCACTTTGCTTCCATTTCACTGATTCCTTTCCCATATATCTTCAGAGCAAGTTATCTTTGTTCAATACACTTTTTATTACATTTCTCCCCTGAAcaaatactattcaatatttccATCCCTAACTGACTTTTCCTGCCTCAAGCCCTCTACTCCCCTGCCCATAGCCTACATTCCAAATAGTCTAGTTTTGTACATATTTCCCCACCTTTGTATTTCAGTTCACCTTATCCTTAAAAATCCAACTCAAATTCATCTTCAGTCATtcaatcaatttttattaaatatatactattgCTAGTGGGCAACTAAATAGTGCAATGGTTCAAGTActgcacctggagtcaggaagattgatctttctgagttcaaatctggcctcaaatacttactagctgcataacactgaacaagtcacttaactttgttttctcatctataaaataagcaagagaagaaaatggcaaac
The DNA window shown above is from Sminthopsis crassicaudata isolate SCR6 chromosome 2, ASM4859323v1, whole genome shotgun sequence and carries:
- the LOC141552652 gene encoding olfactory receptor 1E5-like, whose protein sequence is MEQIFLKSSELSKSGNLQEEMKQVHDENGNQTIISEFLLLGMPIQPELKALFYAYLTTVLGNMLIILLIYVDSRLHTPMYLFLTNLSFSDMCFSSVTIPKLLVNMQSSKPIISYTNCLAQLYFFLLFADVESFLLVAMAYDRYVAICYPLHYTVMMSPKLCGSLLALSWVLTFSISLLHTLLVSQIVFCNSNIIPHFFCDMSALLKLACSDIHINELMIFIFGGLVIVIPFLLIIASYSRILFSILKVPSVRGIRKAFSTCSSHLSVVSLFYGTIIGLYLCPSANNSTVKETVMSIMYTVVTPMLNPFIYSLRNQDIKGAFKKLLEGRKFPFSLKL